In Microbacterium foliorum, the following proteins share a genomic window:
- a CDS encoding HPr family phosphocarrier protein yields MTERQAIIASGSGLHARPAKLFVAAVQEKGIPVTISTGGGAELNAGSILALMGLGASKGTTVTLRSDAEGAEQALDELAALLETDLDAV; encoded by the coding sequence ATGACAGAACGACAGGCGATCATCGCGAGCGGCTCCGGCCTGCACGCTCGTCCGGCCAAGCTGTTCGTGGCGGCCGTGCAGGAGAAGGGCATACCCGTGACGATCTCGACGGGCGGTGGTGCCGAGCTCAACGCCGGCAGCATCCTCGCGCTCATGGGCCTCGGGGCATCGAAGGGGACGACCGTCACTCTGCGCTCCGATGCTGAGGGGGCGGAGCAGGCCCTCGACGAGCTGGCAGCGCTGCTCGAGACGGATCTCGACGCCGTCTGA
- a CDS encoding ABC transporter substrate-binding protein: MITVGRGRRILKLAGAATAAVTVLAVAGCAAGDSGTDGGDGGDVTIEFAQWWEPELPDGEFRALIDEFEDANPGITVELVSGPYASTKEQLFAGAASGTMPDVVGLDGAWVNDFASQGVISDLSALMEEYDYDDSELASQIQVDGSTYMIPVVNFVYPMFTNDSLLAEAGVTAPPTTRTEFADAASKVSALGGDVSGWVLPLSLEAPNGVQNDVMSWVWASGGSMLKDGQPDLTNDDVTSAVDFIGGMWDDGSIASGSFTMKEQDKVEEFTNGRVGMMIDSLAHINLIRETNPDLQFSISALPAEDGYDGERGIPYASWGIGVAENSEHKEAAFKLVEFLMSEQTNSELSTMANAFPGNSTSVPGFVEDDELFAQAFEIYQAGYPANEFTGLPVAEELMRQLGEQLQSAFDGQQSIDDALQKAQEEWVGEF; encoded by the coding sequence ATGATCACAGTGGGACGAGGGCGACGCATTCTCAAGCTCGCCGGCGCCGCGACAGCAGCCGTGACAGTCCTGGCCGTGGCTGGGTGCGCGGCAGGCGACAGCGGAACCGACGGCGGGGACGGCGGAGACGTCACGATCGAATTCGCGCAGTGGTGGGAGCCCGAACTCCCCGACGGCGAGTTCCGGGCGCTCATCGACGAGTTCGAAGACGCGAACCCGGGCATCACGGTCGAGCTCGTGAGCGGACCGTACGCATCGACCAAAGAGCAGCTCTTCGCCGGAGCAGCATCCGGCACCATGCCCGACGTCGTCGGTCTCGACGGCGCGTGGGTGAACGACTTCGCCTCTCAGGGCGTCATCTCCGACCTGAGTGCTCTGATGGAGGAATACGACTACGACGACAGCGAGCTGGCCAGCCAGATCCAGGTCGATGGCAGCACCTACATGATCCCGGTCGTGAACTTCGTCTACCCGATGTTCACGAACGACAGCCTGCTGGCAGAGGCGGGCGTCACCGCCCCGCCCACCACCCGCACGGAGTTCGCGGATGCAGCCTCGAAGGTCTCGGCGCTCGGCGGCGATGTCTCGGGCTGGGTCCTCCCGCTCTCGCTCGAGGCTCCCAACGGCGTGCAGAACGACGTCATGTCGTGGGTATGGGCCTCTGGCGGCTCGATGCTGAAGGACGGCCAGCCCGACCTGACGAACGACGACGTGACCTCGGCGGTCGATTTCATCGGCGGCATGTGGGACGACGGCTCGATCGCCTCGGGCTCCTTCACGATGAAGGAGCAGGACAAGGTCGAGGAGTTCACCAACGGTCGGGTCGGCATGATGATCGACTCGCTGGCGCACATCAACCTGATCCGCGAGACGAACCCCGACCTGCAGTTCTCGATCTCGGCGCTGCCGGCTGAGGACGGCTACGACGGCGAGCGGGGCATCCCTTACGCATCCTGGGGAATCGGCGTGGCCGAGAACTCGGAGCACAAGGAGGCGGCGTTCAAGCTGGTCGAGTTCCTGATGAGCGAGCAGACCAACTCCGAGCTGTCGACGATGGCCAACGCCTTCCCCGGCAACTCGACGTCGGTTCCCGGATTCGTGGAAGACGATGAGCTGTTCGCGCAGGCATTCGAGATCTACCAGGCCGGTTACCCCGCCAACGAGTTCACCGGGCTCCCGGTCGCCGAAGAGCTGATGCGTCAGCTCGGAGAGCAGCTGCAGTCGGCCTTCGACGGGCAGCAGTCGATCGACGACGCGCTCCAGAAGGCACAGGAGGAGTGGGTCGGCGAGTTCTGA
- a CDS encoding 1-phosphofructokinase family hexose kinase, giving the protein MIVTLTVNPALDRTIALEAPLRPGEVQAALSSREEAGGKGVNVARVIAAAGADTVAVLPLAVDDPYRTPLAAACVATIPVPVSRTIRTNLAITDPDGVTTKVNLAGSPLSPADSKAVVEAVVEASADAGWLVLAGSLPESAVASFYVDVVRAVRERWGDRAPRIAVDASGPALREVVAHGAVDLIKPNDEELAELLGTAVDGASPEDLVDTVRAVVPDRVAAALVTLGGAGAALVTARGAWFAAAPRIRLVSTVGAGDSSLAGYLLADLAGADPAARLTAAVRYGAAAASLPGSQVPTPADLGHHDISVRSI; this is encoded by the coding sequence ATGATCGTCACCCTGACCGTCAATCCCGCACTCGACCGGACGATCGCGCTCGAGGCACCTCTGCGACCCGGCGAGGTGCAGGCCGCTCTATCGTCGCGGGAAGAGGCCGGGGGCAAAGGCGTCAACGTCGCGCGCGTGATCGCAGCGGCCGGCGCCGACACCGTGGCTGTGCTGCCGCTCGCGGTCGATGACCCATACCGCACCCCACTCGCCGCAGCATGCGTCGCGACGATCCCGGTTCCCGTTTCGCGGACGATACGGACGAACCTCGCGATCACGGATCCCGACGGGGTCACCACCAAGGTGAATCTCGCCGGGAGCCCGTTGAGTCCCGCGGATTCGAAAGCCGTCGTCGAGGCCGTCGTCGAGGCGAGCGCGGATGCCGGATGGCTGGTGCTCGCGGGGTCGCTTCCCGAGTCAGCCGTCGCCTCGTTCTACGTCGACGTCGTCCGTGCCGTGCGCGAACGGTGGGGGGATCGCGCGCCGAGAATCGCCGTCGACGCCTCGGGCCCCGCCCTCCGCGAGGTCGTCGCGCACGGAGCGGTCGACCTGATCAAGCCGAATGACGAAGAGCTCGCCGAGCTTCTCGGAACGGCCGTGGATGGGGCGAGCCCCGAGGATCTCGTCGACACCGTACGCGCCGTCGTTCCCGACCGCGTCGCAGCCGCGCTCGTCACCCTCGGCGGAGCCGGTGCGGCACTGGTGACGGCTCGGGGCGCATGGTTCGCCGCCGCGCCGCGGATCCGCCTGGTGAGCACCGTCGGTGCCGGAGACAGCTCGCTCGCGGGATACCTGCTCGCCGACCTCGCGGGAGCGGATCCTGCGGCCCGACTCACCGCAGCTGTTCGCTACGGCGCCGCCGCGGCGTCACTCCCCGGGTCTCAGGTGCCGACACCGGCCGACCTGGGGCACCACGACATCTCTGTCCGATCGATCTGA
- a CDS encoding DeoR/GlpR family DNA-binding transcription regulator, producing MYAMERQQGIERILADDGRVSVVDLAHRFDVTTETIRRDLAALEETGSLVRVHGGAVAKDDSTNESSVLERIQQHGPAKRAIADRALAALGPEFHGSVFIDAGTTAAAVAEGLSARAATAPQGYPSTNGSRARVEAVTHSLTIAPVLAVAQDISLTVIGGRIRGVTAAAVGAETVAVIGRLRPDVAFIGTNGISAGFGLSTPDPEEASVKAAIVRAARRVIVVADSSKHDRELLVSFASLSDIDVLVTDAEPPADLATALADADVEVWIA from the coding sequence ATGTACGCGATGGAGCGACAGCAGGGCATCGAACGGATCCTGGCCGACGACGGACGAGTCTCGGTCGTAGACCTGGCGCACCGCTTCGACGTGACGACGGAGACGATCCGCCGCGACCTCGCAGCGCTCGAGGAGACGGGTTCGCTCGTCCGCGTGCACGGGGGAGCAGTCGCGAAAGACGACAGCACGAATGAGTCCTCGGTTCTCGAGCGCATCCAGCAGCACGGCCCCGCGAAGCGGGCCATCGCCGACCGCGCTCTGGCGGCGCTGGGCCCTGAGTTCCACGGCTCCGTGTTCATCGACGCGGGCACGACCGCTGCGGCCGTGGCCGAGGGGCTGTCCGCTCGCGCCGCCACCGCGCCGCAGGGATACCCTTCTACGAACGGCTCGCGTGCACGCGTCGAGGCTGTGACGCACTCCCTGACGATCGCTCCGGTGCTCGCGGTCGCGCAGGACATCTCGCTCACCGTCATCGGCGGCCGGATCCGCGGAGTCACGGCCGCGGCGGTCGGCGCCGAGACGGTCGCGGTGATCGGTCGTCTGCGACCTGATGTCGCATTCATCGGGACCAACGGAATCTCCGCCGGTTTCGGTCTCAGCACTCCGGATCCTGAAGAGGCGTCCGTCAAGGCCGCCATCGTCCGCGCGGCACGTCGGGTGATCGTGGTGGCGGACTCGAGCAAGCACGACAGGGAGCTGCTCGTCTCGTTCGCGTCTCTGAGTGACATCGACGTGCTCGTGACGGATGCGGAGCCGCCGGCAGACCTCGCGACAGCGCTCGCCGACGCGGACGTCGAGGTGTGGATCGCATGA
- a CDS encoding PTS fructose transporter subunit IIABC, protein MSDTITAELVSIDVPLGTDKAAVIRALAERVAEQGRARSGEALFADAWAREQIDETGLPGGIAIPHAKSASVTTATLAFARLEPGVDFGAPDGPADLVFLIAAPDTAAEAHLAILSKLARSLMQDEFTGALRAAGSADEVVRIVDAAIADEPVAGEPADAHDKAQPVTPAVSSAAGGAPTARIVAVTACATGIAHTFMAADALTAAGREEGIDLVVEPQGSSGYKALPQSVIDEADAVIFAVDVDVREQERFAGKPVIRSGVKRGIEEPKQLIAEAIAAAGDPSAARVSGTTASVASGASSAAAPQSIGRRIQRILLTGVSYMIPFVAGGGLLIALGFLFGGYEVNADNQAFTVILENALWDLPAGGLGQYIGSVLFVIGATSMGFLVSALSGYIAFAIADRPGIAPGFVAGAVAVLMNAGFIGGIVGGLLAGVVAWAIGRIDAPRWLRGLMPVVIIPLLASLAASGLMLLFLGRPIAWLMLVLNDWLTGLAGTSGIILVGVILGLMMCFDLGGPVNKVAYAFATAGLASASTDNPTPYLIMAAVMCAGMVPPLAMALASTVLDRRLFTPVERENGVAAWLLGASFISEGAIPFAAADPLRVIPASMLGGAVTGALSMALSVQSLAPHGGIFVFFAIDPIWGFLLALVAGTLVSAFAVVGLKRFARSKTSSEVPLAAAAA, encoded by the coding sequence ATGTCCGACACCATCACCGCCGAGCTCGTCAGCATCGACGTGCCGCTCGGCACCGACAAGGCGGCTGTCATCCGCGCCCTCGCAGAGCGGGTCGCCGAGCAGGGGCGCGCCCGCAGCGGCGAGGCGCTCTTCGCCGACGCCTGGGCCCGCGAGCAGATAGACGAGACGGGCCTTCCCGGCGGTATTGCGATTCCCCATGCGAAGAGCGCGTCGGTCACGACGGCCACTCTGGCGTTCGCCCGGCTCGAGCCCGGCGTCGACTTCGGCGCGCCTGACGGTCCCGCCGACCTCGTCTTCCTCATCGCTGCACCGGACACCGCCGCCGAGGCTCACCTCGCGATCCTGTCCAAGCTCGCCCGCAGTCTGATGCAGGACGAGTTCACGGGTGCGCTGCGGGCTGCGGGTTCTGCCGACGAGGTGGTCCGGATCGTCGACGCCGCGATCGCAGATGAGCCGGTCGCCGGTGAGCCCGCCGATGCACACGACAAGGCGCAGCCGGTGACTCCTGCCGTATCCTCTGCGGCAGGAGGAGCCCCGACAGCGAGGATCGTCGCGGTCACCGCCTGCGCCACAGGAATCGCGCACACGTTCATGGCCGCCGACGCACTGACCGCCGCCGGCCGCGAAGAGGGCATCGACCTCGTCGTGGAGCCGCAGGGTTCCAGCGGGTACAAGGCGCTGCCGCAGAGCGTCATCGATGAGGCGGACGCGGTGATCTTCGCGGTCGACGTCGATGTGCGCGAGCAGGAACGCTTCGCGGGCAAGCCGGTCATCCGCTCGGGCGTCAAGCGCGGCATCGAGGAACCGAAGCAGCTCATCGCCGAGGCGATCGCCGCGGCGGGCGATCCCTCAGCGGCGCGGGTCTCCGGAACCACGGCCTCTGTCGCATCCGGTGCCTCGTCCGCTGCCGCCCCGCAGTCGATCGGTCGGCGGATCCAGCGCATCCTGCTCACGGGTGTGAGCTACATGATCCCGTTCGTCGCGGGTGGTGGTCTGCTCATCGCACTCGGATTCCTGTTCGGCGGTTACGAAGTGAACGCCGACAACCAGGCGTTCACCGTGATCCTCGAGAACGCGCTGTGGGATCTTCCCGCGGGCGGGCTAGGGCAGTACATCGGATCGGTGCTGTTCGTGATCGGCGCGACCTCGATGGGCTTCCTGGTCTCGGCACTCTCCGGGTACATCGCCTTCGCCATCGCGGACCGACCCGGCATCGCCCCCGGGTTTGTCGCCGGTGCCGTCGCGGTGCTCATGAACGCCGGCTTCATCGGCGGCATCGTCGGCGGTCTGCTCGCCGGTGTGGTCGCCTGGGCCATCGGCCGCATCGACGCCCCGCGCTGGCTCCGCGGCCTGATGCCCGTCGTGATCATCCCGCTCCTGGCGTCGCTTGCGGCATCCGGTCTCATGCTCCTCTTCCTCGGTCGACCGATCGCCTGGCTGATGCTCGTGCTCAACGACTGGCTGACGGGACTCGCCGGCACATCGGGAATCATCCTGGTGGGGGTGATCCTGGGGCTGATGATGTGCTTCGACCTCGGCGGCCCCGTCAACAAGGTGGCCTACGCCTTCGCGACCGCCGGACTCGCCTCAGCCTCCACCGACAACCCCACTCCGTACCTGATCATGGCCGCGGTGATGTGCGCAGGGATGGTGCCTCCGCTCGCCATGGCGCTCGCGTCCACCGTGCTCGACCGCCGGCTGTTCACTCCGGTGGAGCGCGAGAACGGCGTCGCGGCGTGGCTCCTGGGTGCGTCCTTCATCAGCGAAGGGGCCATCCCGTTCGCTGCTGCGGACCCGCTGCGGGTGATTCCCGCGTCGATGCTCGGAGGAGCGGTGACGGGTGCGCTGAGCATGGCACTGTCGGTGCAGTCCCTCGCACCGCACGGGGGGATCTTCGTCTTCTTCGCGATCGATCCCATCTGGGGCTTCCTTCTCGCGCTGGTGGCGGGAACGCTTGTCAGCGCGTTCGCCGTGGTCGGCCTCAAGCGCTTCGCGAGGTCGAAGACATCGAGCGAAGTACCCCTCGCCGCTGCGGCGGCCTGA
- a CDS encoding DeoR/GlpR family DNA-binding transcription regulator, with translation MEATAPSPKRRLPAGRKADLASYVEQVGEVTVGGLAEHFHVSIDTIRRDLDQLDREGVVIRTHGGAVSAEGQLKDRALDVRLRMQTEEKETIARLAAGLIDDGAVVMLNAGTTTLALARALRNHRDLTIATNNLRIPAEISPSAFRDLYVFGGAVRAITQATTGPVTFMMTPGGPEVDIRCDLALIAVGAIDEAGFSTSNMGDANMMAEMIQRADRTAILADSSKFGRRLFAQVTTLDRADYLVTDASPAPDFAAALTQAEVEIVSP, from the coding sequence ATGGAAGCAACCGCACCGTCACCCAAGCGCCGCCTCCCGGCGGGCCGGAAGGCGGATCTCGCCTCGTACGTCGAGCAGGTGGGAGAAGTGACCGTCGGCGGCCTCGCCGAACACTTCCACGTCTCGATCGACACGATCCGTCGCGATCTCGATCAGCTCGACCGCGAAGGCGTCGTGATCCGCACGCACGGAGGAGCCGTCAGTGCGGAGGGGCAGCTCAAGGACCGAGCGCTCGACGTCCGCCTGCGGATGCAGACCGAGGAGAAGGAGACGATCGCTCGCCTCGCCGCGGGGCTCATCGACGACGGCGCGGTCGTGATGCTCAACGCCGGAACGACCACCCTGGCCCTCGCGCGGGCCCTTCGCAATCACCGCGACCTCACGATCGCCACGAACAATCTGCGGATCCCCGCCGAGATCTCCCCCTCGGCCTTCCGCGACCTCTACGTGTTCGGTGGCGCCGTGCGCGCGATCACCCAGGCCACCACCGGACCCGTGACGTTCATGATGACCCCGGGCGGACCGGAGGTCGACATCCGCTGCGATCTGGCGCTGATCGCCGTGGGCGCGATCGATGAGGCGGGCTTCTCGACGTCGAACATGGGCGACGCGAACATGATGGCCGAGATGATCCAGCGCGCCGACCGCACCGCCATCCTGGCCGACTCGTCGAAGTTCGGCCGACGGCTGTTCGCCCAGGTCACGACCCTCGATCGGGCCGACTACCTGGTCACGGATGCCTCCCCTGCACCCGACTTCGCCGCAGCGCTCACCCAGGCCGAGGTCGAGATCGTCAGCCCCTGA